A stretch of DNA from Hydra vulgaris chromosome 03, alternate assembly HydraT2T_AEP:
CTTCATTAAAGTTCTTCTAGGTTTTTTTTGTTCAGGTTGATAAAAACCCATATTTATTGTTGGATTAGGGTTCATAACAGTtgaaattttatcaacaaaatgaTCAGAGCATACTCTATCTGCAGTTCCTGGTTTCCAtgcactttcttttttatttccttcTCGTCTAAGCTGACTAATCCATTGTTCTCTTTTTAtgctatttcttttaaaactaggGAAACAATACATTCGAAATGGTGCCTCACATCCACACTCGGAGAGTATCTTCCCTTCGTGTTGAAAACACGTTTTATCTTTCAACTTTTCTAGCTTATAGGAACTATTGGTACATCCTATAACAGCACAGTTAACTTtcatcttatatattttattactaattcGCAActgagaaaataaatatttacctttCTAAATTCGTTCCAGGACTTTTCATCCGCGTTATTAATAATGGCAGAAGTTCGCTTGAACTCGTTTATTAGGAAAGAAATGCCGCCAAAATCATGAGTTATTCAGCCTTTCTGTTTCAGCTGTTAGAGTGTTCGGCATGATTATCATTCAGAAAACGGCGATATCTTTGTATAATACCTTCCTTAGTATCTTCTTTGCATAAACTTTTCAACTTTAGAATGTTAGTTtctttttcagttatttttgtttttatctttttttttgaagttcaaTTAAAGCCAAATGGAAAGGTTTTTATGCTCGTTTTTGATGGATTTATTCACAATTATAAAAGTTACAATATATCAATGCCGAATCTCGATAAAATAGCAAGAGATGGAGTTTACTCTGAAAGAATGATTCCATCTTTTCCTTCAGATACATGGCCTGCAATGACAACGCTTACAACTGGTTTGTATAGTGAATCGCATGGCATCATAGGAAACAAATTCATGGattacaagaaaaatatttggtttagCTATGATTCTGATCCTAAAGATTACGAAAAAAATGGACAATTTTTTACACAAGAACCTCTCTGGCTAACTAATCAAAAACAAGGCggtaaatataaatgaattttatgaaaagCTTTTGTATTTGCTGACAATAAACACAGCACATAATTTagtatacaattttatttgtagtatattttataaagttcatGTTCAGACTGCAGAACAACTTTGGGTTTTAGTTCTAATTGTGTTCTTCAAATTTTTACAGGGTCCAGTCTTGTATATTATATGCCAGGCTACtatgcttttaaagaaaaacctaCTTATCACAATAATCCAATAACTTCAAGTAACAGTGATGTAGAAACAGGAAGAAAGTCTATAGATGAAGCTATTAAGCATTTAAATGAAGATCCCTCATTAAACTTTTTGCAGATATGGATTGATCAACCTGATGGTGCAGGACATGATAATGGAAAATCCTCAATTGAGgcaaggtatttttttaaataacttattaaatataataaacatgtaGTAAAGATGCGATAAGATaaa
This window harbors:
- the LOC100212447 gene encoding bis(5'-adenosyl)-triphosphatase enpp4 isoform X1; translation: MLVSFSVIFVFIFFFEVQLKPNGKVFMLVFDGFIHNYKSYNISMPNLDKIARDGVYSERMIPSFPSDTWPAMTTLTTGLYSESHGIIGNKFMDYKKNIWFSYDSDPKDYEKNGQFFTQEPLWLTNQKQGGSSLVYYMPGYYAFKEKPTYHNNPITSSNSDVETGRKSIDEAIKHLNEDPSLNFLQIWIDQPDGAGHDNGKSSIEYKQSMNRLDSDVIGYALEKLKDDVNFILVADHGFIDVKNDTNISYLEDYINLTYITYYGDCSGSCFISPVKGYPMDDLIKRLAPLNETKHYRIYRRGDTSCDFPDHLHYRNNRNIAQILILSDETWLVRPSRKKYIKYGGRHGYDNAYESMGTIFFAKGPAFKKGAKLGPFESVNIVPLVGFLLGIKAPPNNGSLETFKDVLH